One genomic region from Oligoflexus sp. encodes:
- the dbpA gene encoding ATP-dependent RNA helicase DbpA, producing the protein MHTAPTANPSSFAQLAISPALQQVVAELGFASMTPIQAQSIPLLLQGHDLIGQSKTGSGKTAAFTLPILDRIRVSARRVQALVLCPTRELCGQVAREIRKLGRRHPGLQVLVLAGGEPSRPQANSLESGVHIVVGTPGRTLDHLNRGNLDLNPLRFLVLDEADRMLDMGFADEMEKILDAAPKNRQTIFFSATFPASIEGMSARYQREAQRITIDEGEVTASSVKQILVEISAENKLSALHGLLDQYRPETAIVFSNHKAAVAEITKALNEWGVSAAGLHGDLEQMDRDKVMAKLRNRSIRVLVATDVAARGIDVADLDLVINYDLPLKADTYVHRIGRTGRAGKEGIAISLASTRDRMKVDAIETYTGSSFERERVQIAKQEKALYQGAAMTTLSIGGGRKDKLRPGDILGALTGEAGGLDAQDIGKIEIHDRIAYVAVAQSIGRIAVERLRQGRIKGRKFAIDWVR; encoded by the coding sequence ATGCATACAGCGCCCACCGCAAACCCATCCTCTTTCGCTCAGCTTGCGATTTCACCTGCTCTGCAGCAGGTCGTTGCCGAGTTGGGTTTTGCCTCCATGACACCCATTCAGGCCCAGAGCATACCTCTCCTGCTGCAAGGTCATGACCTGATTGGCCAGTCCAAGACCGGGAGCGGCAAAACGGCTGCGTTTACCCTGCCCATCCTCGATCGCATCCGCGTGAGCGCACGGCGGGTCCAGGCCCTGGTGCTTTGTCCCACGCGGGAACTTTGCGGGCAGGTGGCGCGCGAGATACGGAAACTTGGGCGGCGTCATCCCGGACTGCAGGTTTTGGTGCTGGCTGGCGGGGAACCGTCACGGCCTCAGGCCAATAGCCTGGAAAGCGGCGTGCATATCGTGGTGGGCACACCCGGCCGCACGCTCGATCATCTGAATCGTGGGAACCTCGATCTGAATCCTCTGCGCTTTCTCGTGCTCGATGAAGCCGATCGCATGCTCGACATGGGCTTTGCGGATGAAATGGAAAAAATTCTGGACGCGGCTCCGAAGAATCGGCAAACGATTTTCTTCTCGGCGACATTTCCCGCCAGCATCGAAGGGATGAGCGCGCGTTATCAAAGAGAGGCGCAGCGCATCACCATTGATGAAGGTGAGGTGACCGCCTCCAGCGTGAAACAGATCCTGGTCGAGATCAGCGCTGAAAATAAACTGTCCGCCCTGCATGGGCTATTGGATCAATATCGTCCAGAAACCGCGATCGTGTTTTCCAATCACAAGGCCGCGGTCGCCGAAATCACCAAAGCTTTGAACGAATGGGGCGTAAGCGCTGCCGGGCTGCACGGTGATCTGGAGCAGATGGACCGTGACAAGGTCATGGCCAAACTTCGCAACCGCAGTATTCGCGTGCTCGTCGCCACCGATGTGGCCGCGCGCGGTATTGATGTCGCGGATCTGGATCTGGTGATCAATTACGATCTGCCTTTGAAGGCTGACACCTATGTCCACCGCATCGGCCGCACAGGTCGCGCGGGCAAGGAAGGCATTGCGATTTCCCTGGCCTCGACCCGCGATCGCATGAAGGTGGACGCGATTGAAACGTACACGGGTTCAAGCTTCGAGCGCGAACGGGTGCAGATCGCGAAGCAGGAAAAGGCCCTTTATCAGGGCGCGGCGATGACGACGCTTTCCATTGGTGGTGGTCGCAAGGATAAGCTGCGCCCCGGCGATATACTCGGGGCCTTGACCGGAGAGGCCGGCGGCCTGGACGCCCAGGACATCGGCAAGATTGAGATCCACGATCGCATCGCTTATGTGGCTGTTGCGCAGTCCATCGGCCGCATTGCGGTCGAACGTCTGCGCCAGGGCCGTATCAAGGGGCGGAAGTTTGCGATTGATTGGGTCCGCTAG
- a CDS encoding trypsin-like serine peptidase: protein MKSLLLSIPCLLASFSSLHADSMPEFGLPIPKSLDAVENFTADYDFEGILGLSNCSGSLVRFDDSQDTDKAMVLSNGHCTGMIDPGRIVFNQNNSRSFDVLGAKANKLGTVRAEKILYATMTKTDMSLYQLRESYADIRAKFNIDALTLSREAPELGTEIEVISGYWKRGYSCAVAAVAPVLKEGKWSFEDAIRYTSSCDVVGGTSGSPVLAAGTRTVVAVNNTGNTSGRKCEVNNPCEVNEDGSVIYKKGYSYAQQTFWIYSCRNDQGQVDVKVPGCLLPR, encoded by the coding sequence ATGAAAAGCTTACTGCTTTCGATTCCCTGCCTACTTGCGTCTTTTTCGTCACTTCACGCGGACAGCATGCCTGAGTTTGGCCTGCCCATTCCCAAAAGTCTGGATGCCGTGGAGAACTTCACCGCGGATTATGATTTCGAAGGCATTCTGGGCCTATCGAATTGCTCGGGCAGCCTCGTGCGTTTTGATGATAGCCAGGACACTGATAAGGCCATGGTGCTCAGCAACGGTCACTGCACGGGCATGATCGATCCAGGCCGTATCGTGTTCAATCAAAACAACAGCAGAAGCTTTGATGTCCTGGGGGCCAAGGCCAATAAACTCGGAACCGTGCGCGCGGAAAAAATTCTGTACGCGACCATGACCAAAACCGATATGAGTCTTTACCAGCTGCGTGAAAGCTATGCCGACATCCGCGCGAAATTCAATATTGATGCGCTGACGCTGAGCCGCGAGGCCCCCGAACTCGGCACCGAGATCGAGGTCATCTCGGGCTACTGGAAGCGCGGTTATTCCTGTGCCGTGGCCGCCGTGGCTCCGGTTCTGAAGGAAGGCAAGTGGAGCTTCGAGGACGCGATTCGTTATACTTCAAGCTGCGATGTCGTCGGTGGCACCTCCGGCTCGCCGGTTCTGGCCGCAGGTACGCGCACCGTGGTGGCCGTGAATAACACGGGCAATACTTCGGGCCGCAAATGCGAAGTCAATAATCCCTGTGAAGTGAATGAGGATGGTTCTGTGATCTATAAGAAGGGTTATAGCTACGCGCAGCAAACCTTCTGGATCTATTCCTGCCGCAACGATCAGGGGCAGGTCGATGTCAAAGTTCCCGGCTGCCTTTTGCCACGCTGA
- a CDS encoding 7TM diverse intracellular signaling domain-containing protein has protein sequence MSRILAIFLFLLNDFLQAAPAHQAVVELDSELQTLPLDQQLWFVEDGAGKFQETDILKPEFALQFAPNSRKTPNFGFSQAAWWARVQLRNTSDKALTVYVTEGYAVVDHISFWQVIPDQGLVAHASMGDRTPHDPRRAAHRLPTFRMDLPPGDSWLYIRIQTEGSVIFDIKLHGEDAFHQAKTDDYVFAYTLLGILLVMALYNLFIWMQLRKLTYLVYVGFILTMIWQPLAYSGLAVLHLSDYTWFMNSGYIFIANKSTLLACLFPVLFLSLRDRHPWLLRFCYAGMFFSVVSDVSLLSSYNLGAKVSVLGATLASFITLTAGIVCSMKRFRPAYFFTLAWIVMIVANVVRMAVVAGHLPASFLAEWGVLIGSVVEVVLISLALADKIRLTEKQAFERIELLNQELKKEHDAVVHLNNNLERMVEEQTREIKSILKHIQIGIVVIGKNKLEITDTYSESAKSIFKTEKIAGVHAVDLLFANAAIDSDVKSQVRSVLDNSMGESALNFELNSNLLPHELTYLFGLEQRVLQFDWNPVMDKDGTIEKMLISIKDVTALKQLEAEAHERSRELECIGEILDVTPRNFGIFIDSAQRFLADNLRLLKSNLRFDKEVLKILLINMHTIKGSARSLGLKNLTPMLHDSEQLLAQSLNKDVKWDHARLLQGQQIIQNQIDLYQQLNQAKLGRNSGDALTFSTEFVDRMQNFLRVVADEGPSQFRQKAVSLKEVIENLTFIPAETVFREVLGTADMLARDLRKEPPVIEVRGHSIHLSMEAQELVRNTFVHIIRNSMDHGIETASERSAMGKSPEGHIQVSVALEDGQLVIVYHDDGRGLNLRAIRRIAMDRGLLRPDKNISPEDMAYLIFEPGFSTVETVNEISGRGVGMSAVKDYIEVKGGQVSIELLTETPVINLDFVPFNFVFRLVPKLCIQGVA, from the coding sequence ATGTCACGAATTCTTGCGATCTTCTTATTTTTACTCAATGACTTTCTGCAGGCGGCGCCAGCTCATCAAGCGGTCGTCGAACTCGACTCCGAGCTGCAAACCTTACCTTTGGATCAGCAGCTTTGGTTTGTGGAAGATGGCGCGGGAAAATTTCAGGAGACGGATATCCTGAAGCCTGAGTTCGCGCTGCAGTTTGCACCGAACAGCAGGAAGACGCCGAACTTTGGGTTTTCCCAAGCGGCCTGGTGGGCCCGTGTGCAGCTCCGCAACACGAGTGACAAAGCTCTGACTGTTTACGTCACCGAAGGCTACGCCGTCGTCGATCACATCAGCTTCTGGCAGGTGATACCAGACCAGGGCCTGGTCGCGCATGCGTCCATGGGAGACCGGACGCCGCATGATCCTCGGCGTGCAGCCCATCGGCTACCGACCTTCCGCATGGATCTGCCCCCTGGCGACAGCTGGCTCTATATCCGTATTCAAACGGAAGGAAGCGTAATCTTTGATATCAAGCTCCACGGCGAGGATGCCTTTCATCAGGCTAAAACCGATGACTATGTCTTTGCCTATACTCTTCTGGGCATACTCCTTGTGATGGCACTCTATAACCTTTTCATCTGGATGCAGCTGCGTAAACTCACCTATCTCGTGTATGTGGGCTTTATTCTCACCATGATCTGGCAACCGCTCGCCTACAGTGGGCTGGCTGTTCTTCATCTGAGCGATTACACATGGTTCATGAATAGCGGCTACATCTTTATCGCGAATAAATCCACGCTCCTCGCCTGCCTCTTCCCGGTCCTTTTTCTGTCTCTGAGGGACCGGCACCCCTGGCTTTTGCGCTTTTGCTATGCGGGGATGTTTTTCTCGGTCGTCTCCGATGTCTCGCTGCTGTCCAGCTATAACCTGGGAGCCAAAGTTTCTGTTCTGGGAGCGACGCTCGCGTCCTTCATTACTCTGACGGCCGGTATAGTCTGTTCCATGAAGCGCTTTCGCCCGGCTTACTTTTTTACTCTGGCCTGGATTGTGATGATTGTGGCCAATGTCGTCCGGATGGCTGTTGTCGCGGGACACCTGCCGGCCTCTTTCCTGGCCGAATGGGGCGTTCTGATAGGCTCGGTGGTGGAGGTCGTCCTGATCTCGCTGGCCCTGGCGGACAAGATTCGCCTTACGGAAAAGCAGGCCTTCGAAAGGATCGAACTGCTGAACCAGGAGCTGAAGAAAGAGCATGACGCCGTCGTGCACCTGAACAACAATCTTGAGCGCATGGTCGAAGAACAGACCCGCGAAATAAAATCCATTCTGAAGCATATTCAGATCGGTATCGTTGTAATCGGGAAAAACAAGCTGGAAATCACCGACACCTATTCGGAATCGGCCAAAAGCATTTTCAAAACGGAAAAGATCGCTGGGGTCCATGCAGTCGACCTCCTCTTCGCCAATGCCGCGATCGACAGTGATGTGAAGAGTCAGGTGCGCTCGGTGCTGGACAACAGCATGGGTGAATCGGCCCTGAACTTCGAATTGAATTCGAATCTTCTGCCCCATGAACTGACCTATCTTTTCGGACTGGAGCAGCGGGTGCTGCAGTTCGATTGGAATCCTGTCATGGACAAGGACGGGACGATCGAGAAGATGCTGATCTCGATCAAGGATGTGACGGCGCTGAAACAGCTGGAAGCGGAAGCCCATGAACGTTCGCGGGAACTGGAGTGCATCGGCGAGATTCTGGACGTGACCCCGCGGAATTTCGGGATCTTCATCGACTCCGCCCAACGTTTCCTGGCCGACAACCTGCGCCTGCTGAAGAGCAACCTGCGTTTTGACAAGGAAGTTCTGAAGATCCTGCTCATCAATATGCATACGATCAAAGGCTCGGCTCGAAGCCTCGGCCTGAAGAATCTGACTCCCATGCTGCATGACAGTGAACAGCTCCTGGCCCAGTCCTTGAATAAGGATGTGAAGTGGGATCATGCGCGACTGCTCCAGGGTCAGCAGATCATTCAGAATCAGATCGATTTGTATCAGCAGTTGAACCAGGCCAAGCTCGGACGGAATTCCGGCGACGCTCTTACTTTTTCGACCGAATTCGTGGATCGCATGCAGAACTTTTTGAGGGTCGTTGCCGACGAAGGACCATCCCAGTTCCGGCAAAAAGCGGTGAGCCTGAAGGAAGTCATTGAAAATCTGACGTTTATTCCGGCGGAAACCGTCTTCCGCGAGGTCCTGGGAACGGCCGATATGCTCGCGCGGGATCTGCGGAAAGAGCCGCCTGTCATCGAAGTTCGGGGGCATTCCATTCATCTGTCCATGGAAGCCCAGGAGCTGGTGCGGAACACTTTTGTGCATATCATCCGTAATTCCATGGACCATGGCATCGAAACCGCATCCGAACGCAGTGCGATGGGCAAGAGTCCAGAAGGGCATATTCAAGTGTCCGTTGCTCTGGAGGACGGCCAGCTCGTGATCGTCTACCACGACGATGGCCGCGGGCTGAATCTGCGGGCAATTCGCAGGATTGCGATGGATCGTGGTCTGCTCAGGCCCGATAAGAATATTTCGCCTGAAGACATGGCCTATCTGATTTTCGAGCCGGGTTTTAGCACCGTGGAGACGGTGAATGAGATATCCGGTCGGGGCGTAGGCATGAGTGCTGTCAAAGACTATATCGAAGTGAAGGGAGGTCAGGTCAGCATTGAGCTTCTGACCGAGACTCCTGTGATCAACCTGGACTTTGTTCCCTTCAATTTTGTCTTTCGACTGGTGCCGAAACTTTGCATTCAGGGAGTCGCCTGA
- a CDS encoding 7TM-DISM domain-containing protein, with protein sequence MYFLVRLFALLSLFGSLTAEARTLAGDGILDLRGQKLDGPLELNGDWAFYWQSFVEPQDIEKLEAQRTLITVPSVWTNAKEKYPTFGYASYHLRVRLDAPAPLALYFPASIWSASRIIVDGVDVAHYGTLGTSADTSTGGQGPKLYAFTPKTADFDVIVQAANFEIFLAGMNSSPLLGSLDDLTWMRFKKISLDVFIIGALFIMGIYHLCLFWLRRSDPSTLFFGLLCLGVGCYLTVTRDGLLMTLVPHLDFNLRLRLYNITWMGSVPMFTWFAHCSFPKHYKAWVPLFMTVVTLVFVGLAGFTSPRFFVDKTLGYQLLTCCMCVHAVAAISYAWYKKVEGAAYFLAGIMFLLGSYPHGKGSEGGGTDRRHL encoded by the coding sequence ATGTATTTTCTAGTTCGACTCTTCGCTCTCCTGTCTCTGTTCGGGTCACTCACTGCCGAGGCGCGGACCCTCGCCGGGGATGGCATCCTCGATTTGCGAGGCCAAAAACTCGACGGCCCCCTTGAGCTGAACGGTGACTGGGCTTTCTATTGGCAAAGCTTCGTGGAACCTCAGGATATCGAGAAGCTGGAGGCCCAGCGGACGCTCATTACGGTCCCGAGCGTTTGGACCAATGCGAAGGAAAAGTACCCGACCTTCGGCTATGCGAGCTATCATCTGCGAGTTCGACTCGATGCGCCCGCGCCTCTGGCTCTTTATTTCCCGGCTTCGATATGGTCGGCATCACGCATCATCGTCGATGGCGTGGACGTGGCGCATTATGGAACATTGGGAACGTCCGCTGACACGTCCACAGGTGGCCAGGGTCCCAAACTCTATGCCTTTACGCCAAAGACGGCTGATTTCGATGTGATCGTGCAGGCGGCGAATTTTGAAATTTTCCTGGCCGGCATGAATAGTTCCCCCCTGCTGGGCTCGCTTGATGATCTGACCTGGATGCGCTTCAAAAAAATCAGTCTGGATGTTTTCATCATCGGCGCTCTTTTCATCATGGGCATCTATCATCTCTGCCTTTTCTGGTTGCGGCGGTCCGATCCGTCCACTCTCTTCTTCGGTCTGCTTTGCCTGGGCGTGGGATGCTACCTGACTGTGACCCGTGATGGTCTTTTGATGACTTTGGTGCCCCATCTTGATTTTAATCTGCGGCTTCGGCTCTATAACATCACCTGGATGGGCAGCGTGCCGATGTTCACCTGGTTTGCCCACTGCAGCTTCCCGAAACATTATAAAGCCTGGGTCCCTCTTTTCATGACCGTCGTCACCCTCGTCTTCGTCGGCCTTGCGGGTTTCACGTCCCCGCGTTTTTTCGTCGATAAGACGCTTGGCTATCAGCTCCTGACCTGCTGCATGTGCGTTCACGCGGTGGCGGCGATTTCCTATGCCTGGTATAAGAAAGTGGAAGGCGCTGCGTACTTCCTTGCGGGCATCATGTTCCTGCTGGGATCTTACCCGCATGGAAAAGGATCTGAAGGAGGCGGAACGGATCGTCGGCATCTATGA
- a CDS encoding ATP-binding protein, whose protein sequence is MEKDLKEAERIVGIYEKIAREKLGRISATHRQVEFHVELIEGLYYDICHTTRGRELPADVLSMVDRLKATLHVKLFKDVDQVFADLVECLPVLARDLHKETPRFELHHSGILLTERAEDVFRRVFVHLLRNSMDHGLETAPERSKKGKEPVGHIRVSMQRDGERLHLVYEDDGRGLHIARIRDIGLARGLISEDVNYTAAALAELIFDSGLSTANQVSDISGRGVGMDAVRSFLQDAGGGITIQLGEEKEPGFFALRFLIDLPFVLFEERLPNGGQRAA, encoded by the coding sequence ATGGAAAAGGATCTGAAGGAGGCGGAACGGATCGTCGGCATCTATGAAAAAATCGCCCGGGAAAAACTGGGCCGGATCAGCGCCACGCATCGGCAGGTGGAATTTCATGTGGAACTCATCGAAGGGCTCTATTACGACATCTGCCATACGACCCGTGGCCGCGAGCTGCCGGCCGATGTTTTGAGTATGGTCGATCGACTCAAGGCGACGCTGCATGTCAAGCTCTTCAAGGACGTCGACCAGGTTTTTGCCGATCTGGTGGAGTGCCTGCCGGTGCTGGCGCGGGATCTGCATAAGGAAACGCCGCGTTTTGAATTGCATCACAGCGGGATTCTTCTGACCGAAAGAGCTGAGGATGTTTTCCGCCGGGTCTTTGTCCACCTTCTGCGCAACAGCATGGATCATGGTCTGGAAACAGCGCCCGAACGCAGCAAAAAGGGCAAGGAACCCGTGGGTCATATCCGGGTGAGCATGCAGCGGGACGGTGAACGCCTGCACCTCGTCTATGAGGATGATGGTCGCGGTCTGCATATCGCACGCATTCGTGATATCGGCCTTGCCCGTGGGCTGATCAGTGAGGATGTGAATTACACGGCGGCGGCTTTGGCGGAATTGATTTTTGATTCCGGCCTTTCGACGGCCAATCAGGTGTCGGATATTTCGGGCCGTGGCGTGGGTATGGATGCCGTCCGGAGTTTTCTGCAGGACGCCGGAGGCGGCATTACCATTCAGCTCGGAGAGGAAAAGGAACCAGGCTTTTTCGCTCTCCGCTTTTTGATTGATCTTCCCTTCGTTCTCTTTGAAGAACGGTTGCCCAACGGCGGTCAGCGCGCCGCCTGA
- a CDS encoding GNAT family N-acetyltransferase, translating into MASPDILKSILLEAEYACFNRRRTLRDVTEGMPSIHADSHLIQIKDPTAPLDTYVNRLIVADPIEAEALLKISRQYDAQNLAHSIDVLPHALTPQLSAELIQGGFLPFRELLFLHRKPDSTFPRPAAGISIKKVGSGEGPIFLDAVMASMGRAIAPAVLAAKRHFYENSSFICYLAYCEDELAGLATLYHKGDRAWMANAFTFESFRGRGVQSALIHSRIQDAAALGVATLLTDVEFLTASYRNLQRLGFGFHYAATSWERLPS; encoded by the coding sequence ATGGCATCCCCGGATATTCTGAAATCCATTTTGCTTGAGGCTGAGTATGCCTGTTTCAATCGACGTCGGACTTTACGTGATGTCACTGAAGGGATGCCCTCGATCCATGCGGACTCCCATCTGATTCAGATCAAAGATCCCACGGCGCCCCTGGATACTTATGTCAATCGCTTGATTGTGGCTGATCCCATCGAAGCCGAGGCGCTGCTGAAAATCAGCCGGCAGTATGATGCTCAGAATCTCGCCCACTCCATCGATGTGCTGCCGCATGCCCTGACGCCGCAATTATCCGCTGAGCTGATCCAAGGTGGTTTCCTACCGTTTCGTGAGTTGCTGTTTCTTCACAGGAAGCCTGACTCGACTTTTCCTAGGCCAGCCGCTGGCATCTCCATCAAAAAAGTCGGGTCCGGCGAGGGACCTATCTTCCTGGACGCGGTGATGGCGTCCATGGGACGAGCGATTGCGCCTGCCGTGCTGGCCGCTAAACGCCATTTTTATGAGAATTCTTCGTTCATCTGCTATCTCGCTTATTGCGAGGATGAGCTGGCTGGATTGGCAACTCTTTATCATAAAGGCGATCGAGCCTGGATGGCGAACGCCTTTACGTTTGAGTCCTTTCGCGGGCGAGGCGTGCAAAGTGCGCTCATCCACAGTCGCATTCAGGATGCGGCGGCTCTGGGCGTCGCGACGCTGCTCACGGATGTGGAGTTTCTCACAGCCAGCTACCGCAATCTGCAGCGGCTTGGCTTTGGCTTCCATTATGCCGCGACCAGCTGGGAACGATTACCCAGCTGA
- a CDS encoding DUF1028 domain-containing protein, producing the protein MRTHILRSLVGLASLVFTAPVWATYSIVAVDRQTGQVGGAATSCIAGASVSRVYQGVPGVGAVHAQANTNISGRQYAARLLAKGYAADVIIEALQSADFDPIAPTRQYAVVSLDGSVAGFTGAKNGFYANDVQGEVGGFLYSIQGNILTSSRVLTQARDGFTSEACDLAGRLMAALEAGARNGEGDSRCRPASPSDAAFIQVENPNGEVFVRLDVKGSRNPVGELRTRFEALRREVGCYQVAR; encoded by the coding sequence ATGCGCACTCACATTCTGCGTTCTCTCGTAGGCCTTGCCAGTCTTGTCTTTACAGCCCCCGTATGGGCTACATATTCCATCGTAGCCGTCGACAGGCAGACAGGCCAGGTCGGTGGAGCGGCCACAAGCTGCATCGCCGGAGCTTCGGTCAGCCGTGTTTATCAAGGCGTTCCCGGTGTCGGTGCGGTTCATGCTCAGGCCAACACCAATATCTCCGGTCGGCAGTATGCAGCGCGTCTTCTTGCGAAGGGTTACGCAGCGGATGTCATCATCGAAGCCCTTCAGTCGGCAGATTTTGATCCAATAGCCCCAACACGGCAGTATGCGGTCGTATCCCTGGATGGAAGCGTCGCGGGTTTCACCGGCGCGAAAAATGGCTTCTATGCAAACGATGTTCAGGGTGAAGTGGGTGGCTTTCTTTATTCGATTCAGGGCAACATCCTGACCAGCAGCCGTGTCCTGACCCAGGCTCGTGACGGCTTCACGAGCGAAGCCTGCGACCTTGCAGGACGCCTGATGGCGGCTTTGGAAGCCGGAGCCCGCAATGGGGAAGGAGACAGCCGCTGCCGCCCTGCATCCCCTTCGGACGCCGCCTTTATCCAGGTGGAAAATCCCAATGGTGAAGTTTTTGTGCGCCTCGATGTAAAAGGCTCGCGCAATCCCGTCGGTGAATTGCGCACGCGATTCGAAGCCCTGCGCCGCGAAGTCGGCTGCTATCAGGTCGCGCGCTGA
- a CDS encoding cation diffusion facilitator family transporter, producing MGTKGHHHHHDHDHDHASHSGHQHSLAIADDSPASAAAVKRIKLAFYLNMAFALIELIGGILIGSFAIIADAIHDFGDSMSLALALVLQKKSRQGATAQLSYGYQRYSILSSLVSGTIIIAGSFVICVEAITHLFEARELPNINGMIGLAILGILVNGLAAFGLSHGHSHNEKILSWHLIEDLLGWIAVLIGALCIRVFQVAWIDPVLAIGISIFVLVNVLRHLKEPLRIIMQHVPSEKDLAALRHDLEHIIGVKALRDVHAWSLDGRQHVFTACLRISSWEHATQIKEQAREKIRQKGYHFINLEVETESCDHDHDHDHHHR from the coding sequence ATGGGCACCAAAGGCCATCATCACCATCATGATCACGACCATGATCACGCTTCCCATTCCGGCCATCAACACTCCCTTGCAATAGCGGATGACTCCCCTGCTTCGGCTGCGGCTGTGAAGCGGATCAAGCTGGCCTTTTATCTGAATATGGCCTTCGCCCTGATCGAATTGATCGGCGGCATCCTGATCGGCAGCTTTGCGATCATCGCCGATGCCATCCACGATTTCGGTGACAGCATGAGTCTGGCTCTGGCCCTGGTGCTGCAGAAAAAATCGAGGCAGGGGGCGACTGCCCAGTTGAGCTATGGCTATCAGCGCTATTCGATCCTATCCTCCCTGGTTTCAGGCACCATCATCATCGCGGGATCGTTTGTCATCTGTGTGGAAGCCATCACGCATCTTTTCGAAGCGCGCGAGCTGCCCAACATCAACGGCATGATCGGTCTTGCGATCCTTGGCATCCTCGTGAATGGCCTGGCCGCCTTTGGGCTTTCGCACGGTCATTCGCATAATGAAAAAATTCTGTCCTGGCATCTGATCGAAGACCTTCTGGGTTGGATCGCCGTTCTGATCGGCGCTCTTTGCATCCGCGTTTTCCAGGTCGCATGGATTGATCCGGTGCTGGCCATCGGGATTTCGATTTTTGTCCTGGTGAATGTTCTGCGCCATCTCAAGGAACCTTTGCGCATCATCATGCAGCATGTGCCTTCTGAAAAGGATCTGGCGGCTCTGCGCCATGATCTGGAGCATATCATCGGCGTCAAAGCCCTGCGTGATGTTCATGCGTGGAGCCTTGATGGGCGTCAGCATGTTTTCACCGCTTGTCTGCGCATTTCATCCTGGGAACACGCGACGCAAATCAAAGAACAGGCCCGTGAAAAAATTCGCCAGAAGGGTTATCATTTCATCAATCTGGAAGTGGAAACAGAAAGCTGTGACCACGATCACGACCATGATCACCATCACAGGTGA
- the pdxH gene encoding pyridoxamine 5'-phosphate oxidase: MAVNNQDPVERFAAWFAEAKASTLIDPTAMALATASRDLMPSVRMVLMKQFDHEGLVFYTNMTSAKARDLQENPQASVCFHWDTLKRQVRVAGSVERVSDAEADAYFASRPRESQLGAWASLQSQPMKERAEFEARLRQVTEQYEGKTIPRPPHWSGFRILPIRVEFWSDRPFRLHDRLVYTRKSPKDAWITQILYP, translated from the coding sequence ATGGCTGTCAACAATCAGGACCCTGTCGAACGTTTTGCTGCCTGGTTTGCTGAGGCAAAAGCCTCAACTCTGATTGATCCCACAGCGATGGCTCTGGCCACGGCTTCGCGGGATCTCATGCCGTCGGTGCGCATGGTGCTTATGAAACAGTTTGATCACGAAGGTTTGGTTTTTTATACCAACATGACGAGTGCCAAGGCTCGTGATCTTCAAGAGAATCCACAGGCCTCGGTCTGTTTTCATTGGGATACGCTGAAGCGTCAGGTGCGCGTTGCGGGGAGCGTCGAGCGTGTGTCGGATGCCGAAGCGGATGCTTATTTTGCCAGCCGTCCGCGTGAAAGTCAGCTGGGTGCCTGGGCCTCGTTGCAATCGCAGCCGATGAAAGAGCGCGCCGAATTCGAAGCGCGTCTCAGACAGGTCACTGAGCAGTACGAGGGCAAGACCATCCCGCGGCCACCGCATTGGTCAGGATTTCGCATTCTGCCGATCCGCGTGGAATTCTGGTCGGACCGACCCTTCCGTCTGCACGATCGCCTCGTCTATACCCGGAAAAGCCCGAAGGACGCCTGGATCACCCAGATTCTTTACCCCTAA